The following are from one region of the Phycisphaerae bacterium genome:
- a CDS encoding amidohydrolase family protein encodes MRHLATNQFRHRFERLRGRAANPAPNADRGDRATAARPPAVNRRRLSCFPALALSIAVLVGSAASGFADDSYVVLKAKKVITITGEEISDAMIVISGGKIEAVGKKVDYPSESRVIDVSNLTVMPGMISPHSAIGLPPANRNGNQSHRRVSSDFLPPDDDTYSRLLQAGYTMLGLYPPGGGMPGQKLVQTTSQPQKRAGLKEEGLIRVSFTRPATDKRLLRDTIKQAQAVIDKENEATSKSATSRPAAESRPTSQPTSVPASGPSSQPATTRPATASAPVAPPPRPELEPWLSLLKKKEGFVAQIELARASDIIHLADVLKDADFARHFVVSGWEIGDMHQVVAHDLLGHAKALVAITPTLPNMPLTMNPYNLAQRFINAGATVAIFPLSDTVEEYGNIRERLAMLVRAGLDRKDALKAVTLNAARFLLMDKEYGSIEKDKWADLILLDGDPLDPASKVRRVMIHGEFVFDLDKKDSKQPPRL; translated from the coding sequence ATGAGACACCTCGCGACCAATCAATTCAGACACAGATTCGAACGCCTGCGCGGTCGCGCCGCAAATCCGGCGCCGAATGCGGATCGCGGCGATCGAGCGACGGCCGCGCGGCCGCCCGCGGTGAACCGCCGGCGATTGTCTTGCTTCCCGGCATTGGCCTTGTCGATTGCCGTGCTCGTCGGTTCAGCGGCATCGGGGTTCGCTGATGATTCGTATGTGGTGCTCAAAGCGAAGAAAGTCATCACCATCACCGGAGAAGAGATCAGCGATGCGATGATCGTCATCTCCGGCGGCAAGATCGAGGCGGTCGGCAAGAAAGTCGATTATCCATCCGAGAGCCGAGTGATCGATGTTTCGAATCTGACGGTGATGCCCGGCATGATCAGTCCGCATTCAGCGATCGGCCTGCCTCCCGCGAATCGGAACGGCAATCAGTCGCACCGCAGGGTTTCGAGCGATTTCCTCCCGCCCGATGACGACACCTATTCCAGGCTGCTTCAGGCGGGGTACACGATGTTGGGACTGTATCCGCCGGGCGGAGGCATGCCGGGCCAGAAATTGGTGCAGACGACCTCGCAGCCGCAGAAGCGGGCGGGGCTTAAGGAAGAGGGCCTTATTCGCGTCAGTTTCACCCGGCCAGCGACGGACAAGCGACTTCTTCGCGACACCATCAAGCAGGCCCAGGCGGTGATCGACAAGGAAAACGAGGCAACATCCAAGTCCGCGACGTCGCGTCCTGCTGCGGAATCCCGTCCCACGAGCCAACCGACGTCCGTTCCGGCGTCGGGTCCGTCGTCACAGCCCGCGACCACCCGTCCTGCCACTGCGTCGGCACCTGTTGCTCCGCCGCCTCGCCCTGAACTGGAACCCTGGCTGTCGCTGCTGAAGAAGAAGGAAGGATTCGTCGCGCAGATCGAGCTTGCCAGGGCGTCGGACATCATCCATCTGGCGGATGTGTTGAAGGATGCCGATTTCGCACGGCACTTCGTCGTCAGCGGGTGGGAGATTGGCGACATGCATCAGGTCGTCGCCCATGATCTCCTGGGTCATGCCAAGGCGCTGGTCGCCATTACTCCGACTCTCCCAAACATGCCGCTGACCATGAATCCTTACAACCTTGCCCAGCGGTTCATCAATGCAGGGGCGACCGTCGCAATCTTCCCGCTTTCCGATACCGTTGAAGAGTACGGCAACATCCGCGAACGGCTCGCAATGCTCGTGCGAGCAGGCCTTGACCGCAAGGATGCCCTCAAAGCGGTGACATTGAACGCAGCCAGGTTCCTGTTGATGGACAAGGAATATGGATCGATTGAAAAGGACAAGTGGGCGGATTTGATCCTGCTCGACGGCGATCCTCTCGATCCGGCCAGCAAAGTCCGACGTGTCATGATTCACGGTGAGTTCGTGTTCGATCTGGATAAGAAGGATTCGAAGCAACCGCCTCGGCTGTAG
- a CDS encoding amidohydrolase family protein, whose translation MRRFVLVILGLTILAPTLGFTPAWDDGVDSLAATAPATAPSAQPATQPATQPTTEPTTTSAATAPASQPTTKPAKPKDRYLAVIGGTVHPVSGADLTGVTILCKNGRIQSISRSPKLPDDAQVLDATGYHVYPGLIASNTRNVVGSEPPEDTTNVFATSMRLANAGGITTAIVGNTAAKVSYGSVEGLTLRKDLFVGLRYRSPAEKRSLRESLDKVRDYLRDKDDFERRKAEGDKEAKPPDESPVTGGNARFLQLIKKEKAAVFSADSRSELDAICELVETYGIRAVVRGAVEGWTIPDRMGRAGIQAIVTPRRQTERDQQLNHPQGGSIENAAILYSRGVEIAITPGAVDASLGGLAGRDLQHIPMEAALAVSGGLPEKAAIESITLTAARIHGIADRVGSIEVGKDADFIICSGRLLEFFTMVEWTVVNGRIVYDKQADTLFADIRPRTPTTQPARYKFWPRPFKPRPAPQPGEGGRYGRSPLE comes from the coding sequence ATGCGGCGTTTCGTACTTGTCATTCTGGGTCTCACGATTCTCGCGCCGACGCTTGGTTTTACGCCGGCGTGGGATGACGGAGTTGACTCGTTGGCGGCGACTGCGCCGGCCACCGCACCGTCGGCACAGCCGGCCACCCAGCCTGCAACACAGCCGACGACCGAACCAACCACGACTTCGGCGGCCACTGCCCCCGCGAGCCAGCCGACCACGAAGCCGGCCAAGCCCAAGGACCGCTATCTGGCCGTGATCGGAGGAACGGTTCATCCCGTATCCGGAGCCGACTTGACTGGAGTGACCATTCTTTGCAAGAACGGCCGAATTCAGTCAATCAGTCGTTCTCCGAAACTGCCCGACGATGCCCAGGTGCTTGATGCGACGGGCTATCACGTGTATCCCGGACTGATTGCCAGCAATACACGCAATGTGGTCGGCTCTGAACCGCCGGAGGACACGACCAATGTCTTTGCAACGTCCATGCGCCTCGCCAATGCCGGTGGCATCACGACCGCCATTGTCGGCAACACAGCCGCAAAAGTGTCTTATGGCAGCGTTGAAGGCCTGACACTGCGCAAAGACCTGTTTGTCGGGCTGCGATATCGTTCGCCTGCGGAAAAGCGGTCGCTACGTGAGTCGCTCGACAAAGTGCGAGACTATTTGCGCGACAAAGATGATTTCGAACGCCGGAAGGCCGAAGGTGACAAGGAAGCCAAACCCCCGGATGAATCGCCGGTCACGGGCGGGAATGCCCGATTTCTTCAACTGATCAAAAAGGAAAAAGCGGCCGTCTTCTCTGCTGATTCCCGCAGCGAACTCGATGCAATCTGCGAATTGGTCGAGACCTACGGTATTCGCGCCGTGGTGCGCGGCGCGGTCGAAGGCTGGACGATACCCGACCGAATGGGCCGCGCGGGAATTCAGGCGATCGTCACACCGCGTCGGCAGACCGAACGCGACCAACAACTGAATCACCCGCAGGGCGGCTCCATTGAAAACGCCGCAATTCTCTACAGTCGCGGCGTGGAGATTGCCATCACACCCGGCGCCGTCGATGCGAGCCTCGGCGGTCTGGCCGGACGCGATTTGCAGCATATCCCAATGGAAGCGGCATTGGCCGTGAGTGGCGGATTGCCGGAAAAGGCGGCGATCGAATCGATCACACTGACTGCCGCTCGCATTCACGGCATTGCGGATCGGGTCGGTTCCATCGAAGTCGGCAAAGACGCGGATTTCATCATATGCAGCGGCAGATTGCTCGAATTTTTCACGATGGTGGAATGGACAGTCGTGAATGGCCGAATAGTCTATGACAAGCAGGCCGATACGCTCTTTGCTGACATTCGGCCCCGAACGCCCACGACGCAGCCGGCGCGATACAAATTCTGGCCCCGTCCGTTTAAGCCGCGTCCCGCGCCGCAACCAGGCGAAGGCGGCCGTTATGGCAGGTCTCCCCTCGAATAA
- a CDS encoding C2H2-type zinc finger protein has product MAKSSFSCDVCGRGFRMPAHLARHMSVHNGTSKKASVKGKKASHMGAAVVGRRRGRLPAAVAKMNLGAMSAEELGQILIATRAEISSRISQLQNVIN; this is encoded by the coding sequence ATGGCCAAGTCGTCTTTTTCTTGTGATGTCTGTGGACGCGGTTTTCGTATGCCCGCTCACCTCGCCCGCCATATGTCAGTTCACAACGGAACCTCAAAAAAAGCATCAGTAAAGGGTAAGAAAGCGTCTCACATGGGCGCAGCGGTTGTCGGCCGACGGCGTGGGCGACTGCCCGCCGCGGTCGCAAAAATGAATCTCGGCGCGATGTCCGCCGAGGAACTGGGGCAGATTCTGATCGCAACCCGGGCAGAGATTTCGAGTCGAATTTCCCAGTTGCAAAACGTCATTAACTGA
- a CDS encoding AAA family ATPase, whose product MTGQKEDSARLEQLIRGMYPCVVIGTVEEDHALSTIREAVIRTPSFLNIWTIVDGLRDGLVADQTPIPETVHPSGALYYLLRQENPGINVFLDLAAHLRDDRTMRLLREVVEHCRNQRGMVILVDHNGELPLVIESVATRFEISLPDSAEIESLLRESLRQANMQDRIEVDLNRRTLQLILRNLRGLTRRQIRQIIQETVVEDRRFDADDLALILARKRQAVQGRGLLEFIETPEDLSAIGGLKRLKRWLEIRREVFTDEASRFGLTAPRGILLLGVQGAGKSFCAKAIATAWKRPLLRLDVGSLYDRFIGESERNLRDALHQAEMMSPIILWIDEVEKAFASAASRSADGGLSQRMFGALLTWMQEHRAPVFLVATANDIEALPPELLRKGRFDEIFFVDLPSPDTRREILAIHLRRRGRDPNQFDMDALINASEGYTGAEIEQAIVSALHEAFAAKKEIDTGRVVTALQMSPPLSVIQMERVADLRAWASARCLPAD is encoded by the coding sequence ATGACTGGTCAGAAAGAGGACAGCGCCCGACTCGAGCAACTCATTCGGGGCATGTATCCATGCGTGGTGATCGGCACCGTCGAGGAAGATCACGCGCTTTCGACCATCCGCGAGGCCGTGATTCGCACGCCCAGCTTCTTGAACATCTGGACAATCGTCGATGGATTGCGCGACGGATTGGTTGCGGATCAGACCCCCATTCCCGAAACAGTCCATCCCTCCGGGGCGCTCTATTACCTTCTCCGACAGGAAAACCCCGGAATCAATGTCTTTCTCGATCTCGCCGCCCACCTTCGAGATGATCGTACCATGCGGCTGCTACGTGAGGTCGTGGAACACTGCCGCAACCAGCGCGGCATGGTCATTCTGGTTGATCACAATGGCGAGTTGCCCCTTGTGATTGAATCCGTCGCTACGCGCTTTGAGATCAGCCTTCCTGATTCCGCTGAGATCGAATCGCTGCTGCGCGAGTCGCTGCGGCAAGCGAACATGCAGGATCGCATTGAAGTCGATCTCAACCGCCGTACGCTTCAACTGATTCTCAGAAATCTTCGGGGCCTCACGCGTCGCCAGATTCGGCAGATCATTCAAGAGACCGTGGTCGAGGACCGCCGCTTCGATGCCGACGACCTTGCATTGATCCTTGCGCGGAAACGACAGGCGGTGCAGGGCCGTGGGCTGCTGGAATTCATCGAAACGCCGGAAGACCTGTCCGCAATCGGTGGACTGAAGCGGCTCAAGCGCTGGCTCGAAATTCGTCGAGAGGTGTTTACGGATGAAGCATCTCGATTCGGACTTACCGCGCCACGAGGCATTCTGCTGCTTGGGGTGCAAGGCGCGGGAAAGAGCTTCTGCGCGAAGGCCATTGCAACCGCGTGGAAGCGGCCGCTGCTTCGGCTGGATGTCGGTTCGCTGTACGATCGCTTCATCGGCGAATCGGAGCGCAACCTGCGCGACGCACTGCATCAAGCCGAGATGATGTCGCCGATCATTCTGTGGATCGACGAAGTCGAGAAGGCATTTGCCTCGGCGGCCAGTCGGAGCGCGGACGGCGGCCTGTCGCAAAGGATGTTCGGCGCATTACTCACTTGGATGCAGGAACACCGCGCGCCGGTTTTCCTTGTGGCGACGGCCAATGACATCGAGGCGCTTCCGCCGGAATTGCTGCGAAAGGGACGATTCGACGAGATCTTCTTCGTGGACTTGCCTTCGCCCGACACGCGGCGGGAAATACTTGCAATCCATCTCCGCCGTCGCGGCCGGGATCCCAACCAATTCGACATGGACGCACTGATCAATGCGTCGGAAGGGTACACCGGCGCGGAGATCGAACAGGCAATCGTCTCCGCATTGCACGAGGCTTTCGCCGCGAAAAAGGAAATTGACACGGGGCGAGTCGTCACGGCATTGCAGATGTCACCGCCCCTGTCGGTCATTCAAATGGAGCGCGTCGCCGACTTGCGAGCGTGGGCATCCGCGCGGTGCCTGCCGGCCGACTAA
- the aat gene encoding leucyl/phenylalanyl-tRNA--protein transferase, whose amino-acid sequence MEPLTPELLLSAYAQSVFPMGHGKTIRWYSPDPRAILPLDGFHIPQSLRQTYRSAKFEIRLNSAFEEVIRACGQRPDGTWITAPIVAAYCSLHRAGFAHSVEAWHDGNLAGGLYGVALGGAFFGESMFHIVRDASKVALVRLVETLTARGFSLLDVQFSTPHLRRFGVVEIARDEYLLRLAAALQQSCRFAEADAE is encoded by the coding sequence ATGGAACCTCTAACGCCGGAATTGCTGCTGTCCGCGTACGCCCAATCCGTCTTTCCGATGGGGCACGGCAAGACCATTCGCTGGTACTCGCCTGATCCGCGCGCAATTCTGCCGCTTGACGGGTTTCACATACCACAGAGCCTTCGCCAGACCTATCGCAGCGCGAAATTCGAGATCCGCCTGAACTCCGCGTTCGAAGAAGTGATCCGCGCCTGCGGTCAACGTCCGGACGGGACCTGGATCACGGCACCGATCGTCGCGGCCTATTGCAGCCTGCACAGGGCCGGCTTCGCACACAGCGTTGAGGCGTGGCACGATGGCAATCTCGCGGGCGGGCTGTATGGCGTCGCACTGGGTGGCGCATTCTTCGGCGAGAGCATGTTTCATATTGTTCGGGACGCCAGCAAGGTTGCACTCGTCCGGCTCGTGGAGACATTGACGGCACGGGGATTCTCACTGCTGGATGTACAATTCAGCACGCCGCACCTGCGCCGGTTCGGAGTAGTCGAAATCGCCCGCGACGAGTATCTTCTACGACTCGCGGCTGCGCTTCAGCAGAGCTGCCGATTCGCGGAGGCCGATGCGGAATGA
- a CDS encoding ACT domain-containing protein, with translation MSYTVKKVDVWAGDVMNRPEKLARVLEALTAAGAQLEFLVARRVSQNTSRIFVAPLKSKKERQAASDVGLVSAAGMHSIRIDGPDRAGLGADIARAVAAAGINVRGASAATIGKKNVFWLAFAESGEADAAIKIIKKKLAGKKK, from the coding sequence ATGTCATATACCGTGAAAAAAGTGGATGTCTGGGCCGGCGACGTCATGAACCGCCCCGAAAAGCTGGCACGCGTGCTGGAAGCGCTCACTGCCGCCGGTGCGCAGTTGGAGTTTCTGGTTGCGCGCCGGGTTTCGCAGAACACATCCCGAATTTTTGTCGCGCCGCTCAAATCGAAGAAGGAGCGGCAGGCGGCTTCAGATGTCGGCCTCGTCTCCGCGGCCGGTATGCACTCGATTCGGATCGACGGTCCCGATCGGGCCGGTCTCGGAGCGGATATCGCGAGAGCCGTGGCAGCCGCTGGAATCAATGTCCGCGGCGCGTCGGCGGCCACGATCGGCAAAAAGAATGTGTTCTGGCTGGCATTCGCCGAATCCGGTGAAGCCGATGCCGCCATCAAGATCATCAAGAAGAAACTGGCGGGTAAAAAAAAGTAA
- a CDS encoding trypsin-like peptidase domain-containing protein gives MRHRRGLPYLVLTSITAVAMLALAIHLDLPGRVSYAVEKGRLQADLDHLQSIDLKELAPLEQVSHAFSVIAEAVKPSVVYVEAISENTAVNKQLQELFGRRNFQPEPSTGTGSGVIVDEDGYIVTNNHVVADADAVRVMLSDGRRYRAEIVGKDPKTDIAVLKIHADRVHPARFGDSSALRVGNIVLAIGSPFRLGHSVSHGIVSAIGRSNVAVDIDYQNWIQTDAPINPGNSGGPLINARGEVIGINTAIATESGGNQGVAFAIPSKVVQTIAAKLKTGQKIVRGYLGVGIKSVDPQVASAYGLDESHGVLVEQIGSGSPAAASGMKPEDIILSINGTDVMNTDELQHFIATSEPNQSVDMIIWRKGERRSLKVKIGAQPEGFSTTGALRDLLKPESEPKSGDKNRPESNRNESRRRGPRNEPISSDGSEPTAESGVKFDLIGMEAATMSPALAERYKLDEDMLTGAVVTYVDPTSEAFAAGIRAGHTITQANDRRIDNVRQLEQELSPDAIAKGVRLRVKWRTAEFTAIIQVK, from the coding sequence ATGCGACATCGACGCGGTCTACCCTATCTGGTCCTGACATCGATCACGGCCGTGGCCATGCTGGCCTTGGCCATTCACCTCGACCTGCCCGGTCGTGTGTCCTATGCCGTTGAGAAGGGCCGACTTCAGGCCGACCTCGACCACCTTCAGTCGATCGACCTGAAGGAACTGGCGCCGCTGGAACAGGTCTCACACGCCTTCAGCGTGATCGCCGAAGCAGTGAAGCCCTCGGTCGTTTACGTTGAGGCCATCAGCGAGAACACCGCGGTCAACAAGCAACTCCAGGAATTGTTCGGCCGCCGCAATTTTCAGCCCGAACCCAGCACCGGTACCGGCAGCGGCGTCATTGTCGACGAAGACGGCTACATCGTCACGAACAATCACGTTGTGGCAGACGCCGACGCGGTTCGCGTGATGCTCTCGGACGGCAGGCGGTACCGCGCGGAAATCGTCGGCAAGGATCCCAAGACGGATATCGCCGTTCTGAAGATCCACGCGGATCGCGTGCATCCCGCCCGGTTCGGAGACTCGTCCGCGCTGCGGGTCGGCAACATTGTGCTTGCGATCGGCAGCCCCTTCCGGCTGGGCCACAGCGTCTCACACGGAATCGTCAGCGCGATCGGCCGATCGAATGTGGCGGTCGATATCGACTATCAAAACTGGATTCAAACCGACGCGCCCATCAACCCCGGCAATTCGGGCGGACCGCTGATCAACGCCCGCGGCGAAGTCATCGGCATTAATACGGCCATTGCGACTGAATCAGGTGGCAATCAAGGCGTCGCATTCGCGATTCCGTCGAAGGTGGTTCAGACGATCGCCGCAAAGCTGAAGACCGGCCAGAAAATCGTTCGAGGCTATCTGGGAGTTGGAATCAAATCGGTGGACCCGCAGGTCGCATCGGCATATGGACTTGATGAGTCGCACGGCGTGCTTGTGGAGCAAATAGGCTCGGGTTCCCCGGCCGCGGCCTCAGGGATGAAGCCGGAAGACATCATTCTTTCCATCAACGGCACGGATGTCATGAACACCGATGAACTGCAACACTTCATTGCAACATCCGAGCCGAATCAGTCAGTCGACATGATCATCTGGCGAAAAGGCGAACGCCGGTCCCTGAAGGTAAAGATCGGCGCGCAGCCTGAAGGCTTCTCAACGACCGGAGCACTTCGCGACTTGCTAAAGCCCGAATCCGAACCCAAGTCCGGCGACAAGAACCGTCCGGAATCCAACCGAAACGAGTCCCGCCGCCGCGGTCCGCGAAACGAGCCGATCTCGTCGGATGGCTCCGAACCGACTGCTGAATCCGGAGTGAAGTTCGATCTGATCGGCATGGAAGCGGCGACGATGTCACCCGCGCTCGCGGAACGATACAAGCTGGACGAAGACATGCTGACAGGCGCGGTCGTGACTTATGTCGACCCCACGAGCGAAGCATTTGCCGCGGGCATTCGCGCCGGCCATACGATTACTCAGGCCAACGATCGGCGAATCGACAATGTTCGGCAGCTCGAACAAGAGCTAAGCCCCGATGCCATCGCCAAGGGCGTGCGCCTCAGGGTGAAGTGGCGGACCGCGGAATTCACGGCCATCATCCAGGTCAAGTAG